From a single Halorussus limi genomic region:
- a CDS encoding cupin domain-containing protein yields MEKVAVDEVDNERNPMKVHSVRKPVSRALGTDHFAMNYFVLESGESFSGGLHRHDDQEEVFYVESGTATFEVGLERDEVTVEAGELIRFPPGEFQKGYNDGEETVEGWALGAPGATHDWDELQSRAYCPECEDETTQDVGMVDGTFELTCTECGTTQG; encoded by the coding sequence ATGGAGAAAGTCGCCGTCGACGAGGTCGACAACGAGCGAAATCCGATGAAAGTTCACAGCGTCCGCAAACCGGTCTCGCGTGCGCTCGGCACCGACCACTTCGCGATGAACTACTTCGTGCTGGAGTCCGGCGAGTCGTTCTCGGGCGGCCTCCACCGGCACGACGACCAAGAGGAGGTCTTCTACGTCGAGTCGGGGACCGCGACGTTCGAGGTCGGACTGGAGCGAGACGAGGTGACGGTGGAGGCCGGCGAGTTGATTCGGTTCCCGCCCGGCGAGTTCCAGAAGGGGTACAACGACGGCGAGGAGACGGTCGAAGGGTGGGCGCTCGGCGCGCCCGGCGCGACCCACGACTGGGACGAACTCCAGTCGCGGGCCTACTGCCCGGAGTGCGAGGACGAGACGACGCAGGACGTCGGCATGGTGGACGGCACCTTCGAACTCACCTGCACCGAGTGCGGGACGACGCAGGGTTGA
- a CDS encoding hybrid sensor histidine kinase/response regulator, whose product MDEPVRVLHVDDEPDFSELTATYLERTDGQFSVETVTSVSEGLARLDDGDFDCIVSDYDMAERDGIDFLDAVREDYPELPFILFTGKGSEEIASEAISAGVTDYLQKTPGTEQYTLLANRIENSVAQYRAEQEVKETEARYRHLIEESTDVITVVDSDGTFEYLSPAAERILGYSADEMVGENAFDYVHPDDRERVVEEFSDQVRRPEERVTTEFRFAHADGSWQWIGVRGRNLLDDPIIDGVVVYARDAAEREEREQELEQYETIVENTEDGIYVVDSDHRFEFVNHRVAEASGIPQDVWEGQHVSTLSELGILTEDEVTALEDGFDAIIGGEEDQVSVEVTPQVPEEEFVLDLRLTSLQTERLSDCVVGFSRNVTERKRRERELERKNDSLEKFASVVSHDLRNPLTVAEGRLELAREEHDSTHLDEVANSHKRMRTLIDDLLTLAREGDTATEAERIRLSEAVERCWQNVETERATLDVDTTRTVRGDRGRAQQLLENLVRNAVEHGGTDVTITVGDLEDGFYVADDGRGISDAEAVFDAGYSTAEDGTGLGLTIVRRIADAHGWEWTATESERGGARFEFTGLDTEPR is encoded by the coding sequence ATGGACGAGCCGGTCCGAGTGCTCCACGTCGACGACGAACCCGACTTCTCGGAGCTGACCGCGACGTATCTGGAGCGGACCGACGGGCAGTTCTCCGTCGAGACAGTGACCAGCGTCAGCGAGGGGCTGGCGCGGTTGGACGACGGGGACTTCGACTGCATCGTATCGGACTACGACATGGCCGAGCGGGACGGAATCGACTTCCTCGACGCCGTGCGTGAGGACTACCCCGAACTTCCATTCATCCTGTTTACCGGGAAGGGGAGCGAGGAGATCGCCAGCGAGGCAATCTCGGCCGGCGTGACGGACTACCTCCAGAAGACCCCCGGCACGGAGCAGTACACACTCCTCGCGAATCGGATCGAGAACTCCGTCGCCCAGTATCGGGCCGAGCAGGAGGTGAAGGAGACGGAGGCTCGGTACCGACACCTGATCGAAGAGTCGACCGACGTGATAACCGTCGTCGACTCCGACGGAACGTTCGAGTATCTCAGCCCGGCCGCCGAACGGATACTCGGGTATTCCGCCGACGAAATGGTCGGCGAGAACGCGTTCGACTACGTCCACCCCGACGACCGCGAGCGCGTCGTCGAGGAGTTCAGCGATCAGGTCCGACGCCCGGAGGAACGCGTCACGACCGAGTTCCGGTTCGCGCACGCCGACGGGTCCTGGCAGTGGATCGGCGTGCGGGGGCGGAACCTGCTGGACGACCCGATCATCGACGGCGTCGTCGTGTACGCCCGCGACGCGGCGGAGCGCGAGGAGCGCGAGCAGGAACTCGAACAGTACGAGACCATCGTGGAGAACACCGAGGACGGCATCTACGTGGTCGATTCCGACCACCGATTCGAGTTCGTGAATCACCGCGTGGCCGAAGCCTCGGGGATTCCGCAGGACGTCTGGGAAGGCCAACACGTATCGACCCTCTCGGAACTCGGAATCCTCACCGAGGACGAGGTGACCGCCCTCGAGGACGGGTTCGACGCGATAATCGGCGGCGAGGAGGACCAGGTGAGCGTCGAGGTGACTCCTCAGGTGCCCGAGGAGGAGTTCGTGCTCGACCTCCGATTGACGTCGCTGCAGACCGAGCGGCTGAGCGATTGCGTGGTCGGATTCTCGAGGAACGTCACCGAACGGAAGCGTCGAGAGCGGGAGTTAGAGCGGAAGAACGACAGCCTAGAGAAGTTCGCCAGCGTGGTCAGCCACGACCTCCGGAACCCCCTGACCGTCGCCGAGGGGCGTCTCGAACTGGCCCGCGAGGAACACGACAGCACGCACCTCGATGAGGTCGCGAACTCCCACAAGCGAATGCGAACGCTTATCGACGACTTACTGACGCTCGCCCGGGAAGGCGACACCGCCACCGAAGCCGAGCGTATCCGGCTCTCGGAGGCCGTCGAACGCTGCTGGCAGAACGTCGAGACGGAGCGAGCGACACTCGACGTCGACACGACGCGGACGGTTCGGGGCGACCGGGGCCGCGCGCAGCAGTTACTCGAAAACCTGGTTCGGAACGCCGTCGAACACGGCGGGACGGACGTGACGATAACCGTCGGCGACTTGGAGGACGGGTTCTACGTCGCCGACGACGGGCGGGGGATATCCGACGCGGAAGCGGTGTTCGACGCGGGCTACTCGACGGCCGAGGACGGGACCGGTCTGGGACTCACCATCGTTCGGCGCATCGCTGACGCACACGGCTGGGAGTGGACCGCGACCGAGAGCGAGCGGGGCGGCGCGCGATTCGAATTCACCGGACTCGACACCGAACCGAGATGA
- a CDS encoding LLM class flavin-dependent oxidoreductase codes for MEIGTGLFTCQRRPDDDRSMGEIYDEMLTLGRAIDESGLASAWVSEHHFAEDGYLSATMPTLGALAAETENVELGTCIALAPLYDGVRLAEDAATVDLLADGRLTLGLAIGSNPTEFEEFGVPREERVERMRDTTDLLRAAWSDGPLDYDAEFHDVSPDASVTPKPESEIPVMYGGSAKPAVRRAARVADAWCAPSALSVEGVEKRVEDIRSVREEEGLRDDSSEEGEADDDFRIYVLQHGFVGDSKEAAWEQMKDGYFYIQRRYAEIFSGEEVEELDDERKRELKEQAVFGTPEQVIDQLEEYREALGDDVHFIFRTYHPGIGTDRMVECVERLGEEVVPHFA; via the coding sequence ATGGAAATCGGGACCGGACTGTTCACCTGCCAGCGGCGACCCGACGACGACCGGTCGATGGGCGAAATCTACGACGAGATGCTGACGCTCGGCCGGGCCATCGACGAGTCGGGCCTCGCCAGCGCGTGGGTCTCGGAGCATCACTTCGCCGAGGACGGCTACCTCTCGGCGACGATGCCGACGCTCGGTGCGCTGGCCGCCGAGACCGAGAACGTCGAACTCGGCACCTGCATCGCGCTCGCGCCGCTCTACGACGGGGTCAGACTCGCGGAGGACGCCGCGACGGTGGACCTGCTCGCGGACGGCCGACTCACGCTGGGTCTCGCCATCGGGTCGAACCCGACCGAATTCGAGGAGTTCGGCGTCCCCCGCGAGGAACGGGTCGAGCGCATGCGCGACACCACCGACCTGCTCCGGGCGGCGTGGTCCGACGGGCCGCTGGATTACGACGCCGAGTTCCACGACGTGTCGCCCGACGCGAGCGTGACGCCGAAACCGGAGTCGGAGATTCCGGTCATGTACGGCGGGTCCGCGAAACCCGCGGTCCGGCGCGCGGCCCGGGTCGCCGACGCGTGGTGCGCGCCCTCGGCGCTCTCCGTGGAGGGCGTCGAAAAGCGCGTCGAGGACATCCGGAGCGTCCGCGAAGAGGAAGGCCTGCGAGACGACTCCTCCGAGGAGGGCGAGGCGGACGACGACTTCCGAATATACGTCCTCCAGCACGGGTTCGTCGGCGACTCGAAGGAGGCGGCGTGGGAGCAGATGAAGGACGGCTACTTCTACATCCAGCGGCGCTACGCCGAGATTTTCTCGGGCGAGGAGGTCGAGGAGTTGGACGACGAGCGCAAGCGGGAGTTGAAAGAGCAGGCCGTCTTCGGCACGCCCGAGCAGGTAATCGACCAGTTGGAGGAGTACCGCGAGGCGCTCGGCGACGACGTTCACTTCATCTTCCGGACGTACCACCCCGGTATCGGCACCGACCGCATGGTCGAGTGCGTCGAGCGACTGGGTGAAGAGGTCGTGCCCCACTTCGCGTAG
- a CDS encoding ABC transporter permease subunit: MSLSAVVKKDFRDSIRSHSLVSVTALFALFAAGLAAMQFVPTMYRDSGVETSTLALLNSMRQPTVFFVPLVGLALSYRSILGERESGSIKLLLGLPNARRDVVLGKFLGRTAVVAVSILASYAVAGTVALLTYDSFDFVVFALYTLLTLFYGAVYIGIGIGFSAVSKSREWALAGAAALYALFLVGWDVLLLLLQFAVVGPASELPESGLPDWMDFVGLLNPSSAFMKATRAVIPEYRELTVFPEASALYLQDWFGFVILAFWGGVPLYLGYRRFDGMDLQT; this comes from the coding sequence ATGAGTCTGAGCGCCGTCGTGAAAAAGGACTTCCGCGATTCGATTCGCTCGCACTCGCTCGTCTCCGTCACCGCGCTGTTCGCCCTCTTTGCCGCCGGTCTCGCCGCCATGCAGTTCGTCCCGACGATGTACCGGGACAGCGGCGTCGAGACGAGTACGCTGGCGCTGTTGAACAGCATGCGACAACCCACGGTCTTCTTCGTTCCGCTGGTCGGTCTCGCGCTGAGTTACCGGTCGATACTCGGCGAACGCGAGAGTGGGAGCATCAAACTCCTCTTGGGACTGCCGAACGCCCGGCGCGACGTGGTCCTCGGCAAGTTCCTCGGCCGGACCGCCGTCGTCGCCGTCTCGATACTCGCGAGTTACGCCGTCGCCGGCACCGTCGCGCTACTCACCTACGACTCGTTCGACTTCGTCGTCTTCGCCCTCTACACGCTCCTCACGCTCTTCTACGGGGCCGTCTACATCGGTATCGGAATCGGCTTTTCGGCCGTCTCGAAGTCGAGAGAGTGGGCGCTCGCGGGTGCCGCGGCGCTGTACGCGCTGTTTCTGGTCGGCTGGGACGTTCTCCTGCTCCTCCTCCAGTTTGCGGTCGTCGGTCCCGCCTCGGAACTCCCGGAGTCGGGACTCCCCGACTGGATGGACTTCGTCGGCCTCCTCAATCCGTCGTCGGCGTTCATGAAAGCCACGAGGGCGGTCATCCCGGAGTACCGCGAACTCACCGTCTTTCCGGAGGCGAGCGCGCTCTACCTCCAAGACTGGTTCGGCTTCGTGATTCTGGCGTTTTGGGGCGGCGTCCCGCTGTATCTCGGCTACCGCCGCTTCGACGGGATGGACTTGCAGACGTAG
- a CDS encoding HD domain-containing protein — protein sequence MTDDPPNYEAQVRDAFPEIRDIEDEDLRERVVEAWTLGLERGGWKDVSDIPYAWNIHEVTNVEHVRGVTRIAVESAEQQRDFHGADPDFDVIRAACLLHDVGKCYEYVDHVDEERLLDPDPRYASEEIPHSLSGYALSHEVGCPLAVQRAIPHFLGEVPKRTLEAELVKSANSASSNAITQSAMGITLQEWVEKYSQTSE from the coding sequence ATGACCGACGACCCTCCGAACTACGAGGCGCAGGTCCGAGACGCCTTCCCCGAGATTCGGGACATCGAGGACGAGGACTTGCGCGAGCGAGTGGTCGAAGCGTGGACGCTCGGACTCGAACGCGGCGGGTGGAAGGACGTGTCCGACATCCCCTACGCGTGGAACATCCACGAGGTCACGAACGTCGAACACGTCCGGGGCGTGACCAGAATCGCGGTCGAGTCCGCCGAGCAGCAGCGAGACTTCCACGGCGCGGACCCCGACTTCGACGTGATTCGGGCCGCGTGCCTGCTCCACGACGTGGGCAAGTGCTACGAGTACGTGGACCACGTGGACGAGGAGCGACTGCTGGACCCCGACCCGCGATACGCCAGCGAGGAGATTCCCCACTCCCTCTCGGGGTACGCGCTGTCCCACGAGGTCGGGTGTCCGCTGGCGGTCCAGCGCGCGATTCCCCACTTCCTCGGCGAGGTGCCGAAACGGACGCTCGAAGCCGAGCTGGTCAAGAGCGCCAACTCCGCGAGTTCCAACGCCATCACCCAGTCCGCGATGGGCATCACCTTGCAGGAGTGGGTCGAGAAGTACAGTCAGACGAGCGAGTGA
- the sugE gene encoding quaternary ammonium compound efflux SMR transporter SugE, with translation MSWYVLLVAGLFEVAWAIGLEYSDGLSKPVPTAATVLALVVSMVLLARAVEELPVGTAYAVWTGIGAVGTATLGIVLFDEPADLVRVAFICVIVVGIVGLHVSSGGH, from the coding sequence ATGTCGTGGTACGTCCTCCTCGTCGCTGGCCTGTTCGAGGTCGCGTGGGCAATCGGTCTGGAGTACTCGGACGGTCTCTCGAAACCCGTGCCGACCGCCGCGACGGTCCTCGCCCTCGTGGTCAGCATGGTGCTGCTGGCGAGGGCGGTCGAGGAGTTGCCGGTCGGGACCGCCTACGCGGTCTGGACCGGCATCGGCGCGGTCGGTACGGCGACGCTCGGCATCGTCCTGTTCGACGAACCCGCCGACCTCGTGCGAGTCGCCTTCATCTGCGTCATCGTCGTGGGCATCGTAGGCCTGCACGTCTCGTCGGGCGGGCACTGA
- a CDS encoding NAD-dependent epimerase/dehydratase family protein, which translates to MTDSETVLVTGGTGFIGSYVAQDLVEAGHDVVAYDLSTDTRILGKLGVADDVTVVRGDITDPTSVIRAVRESGATRVVHLAALLTNLARDNPRGAAEVNVMGTNNVFEAARTLSDQVERVAWASSAAVYAPPANYEDEWVDEDDLVYPDTLYGATKEYNEHQAKVYFEDHDVSHVGLRPTVAYGPYRETGGSAFLADIVEKPAVGESFSVEYGDQVIDWQYVEDIAQAFRKAAFAPEEDLSQRIYNVRGEVATIREAAEAVRSIMPDADIEVSDEGELPWTQKLDMTDAQEDLGYDPEYDLEAGFRAYIDALRAEEGLEPLE; encoded by the coding sequence ATGACGGACTCAGAGACGGTACTCGTCACGGGCGGCACCGGCTTCATCGGTTCCTACGTCGCGCAGGACCTCGTCGAGGCGGGTCACGACGTGGTGGCCTACGACCTCTCGACCGACACCCGGATTCTGGGGAAACTCGGCGTCGCCGACGACGTGACGGTCGTCCGGGGCGACATCACCGACCCGACCAGCGTGATTCGGGCGGTCCGCGAGTCGGGCGCGACCCGAGTCGTCCACCTCGCGGCGCTCCTGACCAACCTCGCGCGGGACAATCCCCGCGGCGCCGCCGAAGTCAACGTCATGGGCACGAACAACGTCTTCGAGGCCGCCCGGACGCTCTCCGACCAAGTCGAGCGCGTGGCGTGGGCCTCCTCCGCCGCGGTGTACGCTCCGCCCGCGAACTACGAGGACGAGTGGGTCGACGAGGACGACTTGGTGTACCCCGACACGCTCTACGGCGCGACAAAGGAGTACAACGAGCATCAGGCGAAGGTGTACTTCGAGGACCACGACGTGAGCCACGTCGGCCTGCGCCCGACCGTCGCCTACGGCCCCTACCGCGAGACCGGCGGGTCGGCCTTCCTCGCGGACATCGTGGAGAAACCGGCGGTCGGCGAGTCGTTCTCGGTCGAGTACGGCGACCAAGTCATCGACTGGCAGTACGTCGAGGACATCGCCCAAGCCTTCCGGAAGGCGGCGTTCGCTCCCGAGGAAGACCTGAGCCAGCGCATCTACAACGTCCGGGGCGAGGTCGCCACGATTCGGGAGGCCGCCGAAGCGGTGCGCTCGATTATGCCCGACGCCGACATCGAGGTCAGCGACGAGGGCGAACTCCCGTGGACTCAGAAGCTCGACATGACCGACGCCCAAGAGGACTTGGGCTACGACCCCGAGTACGACCTCGAAGCCGGCTTCCGGGCGTACATCGACGCCCTGCGCGCCGAGGAAGGACTGGAGCCGCTGGAGTAG
- a CDS encoding M24 family metallopeptidase has product MGFYQRNFMEGTRGTMGVDWEERIDFQRMRRERKERAVERLQDTEMGSMLLINDPNVRYVTGLAMTGGSGADHYTLVTEDGDVVHWDTADHASNQRFNCPWLDDIRYAVPGLGNVPRASGRDSARNWLKGKMADLVVEAMEEYGVKKEPMGIDVGNQALVAEFEDRGVDVRPGECAQVMEDARKVKTRDEIECLRMVAAICEAGFQRITETAKPGMRESEVWGEATKELWRLGAMVQGGYVTSGPNTWPKHQANTTDRVIRPGDLVYADFYNIGFMGYRSCYYRTFSVGEPTQAQKDAYEKARDDLYDVLERIEPGATTDEICEGFPDEEGEHMDWYGADEFWEMTTNHWAHGLGLQLYEVPLIWRGLSPDHPIEIEEGMTMAVETMRPADRQGVRVEEMVVVRENGVEILSQWPVEEITTIEH; this is encoded by the coding sequence ATGGGGTTTTATCAACGCAATTTCATGGAAGGCACTCGCGGCACGATGGGCGTCGACTGGGAGGAGCGCATCGACTTCCAGCGCATGCGACGCGAGCGCAAGGAGCGGGCCGTCGAGCGCCTGCAGGACACCGAGATGGGGAGCATGCTCCTGATAAACGACCCCAACGTTCGCTACGTGACCGGACTCGCCATGACCGGCGGGAGCGGTGCCGACCACTACACCCTCGTCACGGAGGACGGCGACGTGGTCCACTGGGACACCGCCGACCACGCGAGCAACCAGCGGTTCAACTGCCCGTGGTTGGACGACATCCGCTACGCCGTCCCCGGACTCGGCAACGTCCCCCGCGCGTCCGGCCGGGACTCGGCCCGCAATTGGCTGAAGGGCAAGATGGCAGACCTCGTCGTCGAGGCGATGGAGGAGTACGGCGTGAAGAAAGAGCCGATGGGAATCGACGTGGGCAATCAGGCCTTGGTTGCGGAGTTCGAGGACCGGGGCGTCGACGTGCGCCCCGGCGAGTGCGCACAGGTCATGGAGGACGCCCGGAAGGTCAAGACCCGCGACGAAATCGAGTGCCTGCGCATGGTCGCGGCCATCTGCGAGGCGGGCTTTCAGCGCATCACGGAGACCGCCAAGCCGGGCATGCGCGAGTCGGAGGTCTGGGGCGAGGCCACGAAGGAACTCTGGCGACTCGGCGCGATGGTGCAGGGCGGGTACGTCACCTCCGGGCCGAACACGTGGCCGAAGCATCAGGCCAACACGACCGACCGCGTCATCCGACCCGGAGACCTCGTCTACGCCGACTTCTACAACATCGGCTTCATGGGCTATCGTTCCTGTTACTACCGGACCTTCAGCGTCGGCGAACCCACGCAGGCCCAGAAGGACGCCTACGAGAAGGCCCGCGACGACCTCTACGACGTGCTGGAGCGCATCGAACCCGGCGCGACGACCGACGAAATCTGCGAAGGCTTCCCCGACGAGGAGGGCGAACACATGGACTGGTACGGCGCCGACGAGTTCTGGGAGATGACGACGAACCACTGGGCGCACGGTCTGGGCCTCCAACTCTACGAGGTTCCGCTCATCTGGCGCGGCCTCTCGCCCGACCACCCCATCGAAATCGAGGAGGGGATGACGATGGCCGTCGAGACGATGCGACCCGCCGACCGGCAGGGCGTCCGGGTCGAGGAGATGGTGGTCGTCCGCGAGAACGGCGTCGAGATTCTGAGCCAGTGGCCGGTTGAGGAGATTACGACCATCGAACACTGA
- a CDS encoding EthD domain-containing protein codes for MYKHVALLVRQDGMSHDEFVDYWQNNHTPIAREIEGVARYQTVLPTDPENAEFDGLAELYFEELDDLHDALGSEGSRDYDPDKGKAKEAREDVDNFLDVEERPRFIGEEIVQKDEVDGDTDGLYKHSAFLVRRDGMSHDEFVDYWQNNHTPIAREIDGVVRYATVLPTDPVNAEFDGVAELYFEDLDKLYDALGSEGSRDYDPDKGKAKEAREDVDNFLAVEERPRFIGRETVQKDET; via the coding sequence ATGTACAAGCACGTCGCGCTGCTGGTCCGACAGGACGGGATGAGCCACGACGAGTTCGTCGACTACTGGCAGAACAACCACACCCCCATCGCCCGCGAAATCGAAGGCGTCGCGCGCTACCAGACCGTCCTGCCGACCGACCCCGAGAACGCCGAGTTCGACGGTCTCGCCGAACTCTACTTCGAGGAGTTGGACGACCTGCACGACGCCCTCGGGAGCGAGGGGTCGCGCGACTACGACCCCGACAAGGGCAAAGCCAAGGAGGCCCGCGAGGACGTCGACAACTTCCTCGACGTCGAGGAGCGACCCCGGTTCATCGGCGAGGAAATCGTCCAGAAGGACGAGGTGGACGGCGACACCGACGGTCTCTACAAGCACTCGGCGTTCCTCGTCCGGCGGGACGGGATGAGCCACGACGAGTTCGTCGACTACTGGCAGAACAACCACACCCCCATCGCCCGCGAAATCGACGGCGTGGTCCGGTACGCGACGGTCCTGCCGACCGACCCCGTGAACGCCGAGTTCGACGGCGTCGCCGAACTCTACTTCGAGGACCTCGACAAACTCTACGACGCCCTCGGGAGCGAGGGGTCGCGCGACTACGACCCCGACAAAGGCAAAGCCAAGGAGGCCCGCGAGGACGTCGACAACTTCCTCGCCGTCGAGGAGCGTCCCCGGTTCATCGGCCGGGAGACGGTCCAGAAAGACGAGACGTAG
- a CDS encoding DsrE family protein: MRTAFHLTSGDEDQQKTVLTIAENLSNDETIEMDDIVVVAQSKGIDPLTVGGTHSGTVESLMTEGIEFRACSNTLDMMDIEDGDLVEGVEKVSSGASELTRLQDDGYAYLRP; the protein is encoded by the coding sequence ATGCGAACCGCATTCCACCTCACCAGCGGCGACGAGGACCAGCAGAAGACCGTGCTCACCATCGCGGAGAACCTCTCGAACGACGAGACCATCGAGATGGACGACATCGTGGTCGTCGCGCAGTCGAAGGGCATCGACCCGCTGACGGTCGGCGGCACCCACAGCGGAACGGTCGAATCGCTCATGACCGAGGGCATCGAGTTCCGGGCCTGCAGCAACACGCTCGACATGATGGACATCGAGGACGGTGACCTCGTGGAGGGCGTCGAGAAGGTCTCCTCCGGCGCGAGCGAACTGACCCGATTGCAGGACGACGGCTACGCGTACCTCCGTCCCTAA
- a CDS encoding DUF5602 domain-containing protein codes for MNERPEPDRRPRVGRRTALQSLGAGVVALGLGVAGTASAQERFPPSDRTHWGRPKRLGDGTMATFFAEGRSGAPRYLGVWFTADALDGLPQGGESPSRITELPLPAAAEDASNFEWASVDWNPSGHLPREVYDVPHFDFHFYTMERAAVHREIPPGECDADGDGAPEAAVPCEVQARGTEPLPDAQLPEGYVSTDDTVPLMGNHWVDSEAPELSGEPFTHTWIYGSFDGEITFLEPMITTEFLRGLRGRVVADVKTPERFPQRGFYPTQYVIRHLRRQDAYAVFLRRFKQFEGS; via the coding sequence ATGAACGAACGACCCGAACCAGACCGGCGGCCGAGAGTAGGGAGACGCACAGCGCTGCAGTCACTCGGAGCGGGAGTGGTCGCGCTCGGACTCGGGGTCGCCGGGACCGCGAGCGCACAGGAGCGGTTCCCGCCGAGCGACCGGACCCACTGGGGTCGGCCGAAGCGACTGGGCGACGGGACGATGGCGACGTTCTTCGCCGAGGGGAGGTCGGGCGCGCCGCGCTACCTCGGCGTCTGGTTCACCGCCGACGCGCTCGACGGCCTGCCCCAGGGCGGGGAGTCGCCGTCCCGCATCACCGAACTTCCGCTTCCGGCGGCCGCCGAGGACGCGTCGAACTTCGAGTGGGCGAGCGTCGACTGGAACCCGAGCGGGCACCTCCCGAGGGAGGTCTACGACGTGCCGCACTTCGACTTCCACTTCTACACGATGGAGCGTGCGGCGGTCCACCGAGAGATTCCGCCCGGCGAGTGCGACGCCGACGGAGACGGCGCGCCCGAGGCCGCGGTGCCCTGTGAGGTGCAAGCGCGCGGCACCGAACCGCTGCCCGACGCCCAGTTGCCGGAGGGGTACGTCTCGACGGACGACACCGTGCCGCTGATGGGCAACCACTGGGTCGACTCCGAGGCGCCGGAGTTGTCAGGGGAACCGTTCACGCACACGTGGATATACGGGTCGTTCGACGGCGAAATCACCTTCCTCGAACCGATGATAACCACCGAGTTCCTGCGGGGACTGCGAGGGCGGGTCGTCGCCGACGTGAAGACGCCCGAACGATTCCCCCAGCGGGGGTTCTACCCCACCCAGTACGTGATACGCCACCTCCGACGGCAGGACGCCTACGCCGTGTTCCTCCGGCGGTTCAAGCAGTTCGAGGGGAGCTAA
- a CDS encoding dCTP deaminase, translating into MRPSELTTLVSGLLHEETQVTDRGLDLTVNEVLRVETPGSVDFGGDELDGANLSAHEKVWHDGDDDYQWWHLEGGQYLVEYNETLSADRPLTVQTRDAVRTRGAFHPTLELTELGRVPFSVASGGIRLKENARISTVLPPDEGSE; encoded by the coding sequence ATGCGACCCAGCGAACTCACCACGCTCGTCTCGGGCCTGCTCCACGAGGAGACCCAAGTGACCGACCGCGGCCTCGACCTGACCGTCAACGAGGTGCTTCGCGTCGAGACGCCCGGCAGCGTGGACTTCGGCGGCGACGAACTCGACGGCGCGAACCTCTCGGCCCACGAGAAGGTGTGGCACGACGGGGACGACGACTACCAGTGGTGGCACTTGGAGGGCGGCCAGTACCTCGTGGAGTACAACGAGACGCTCTCGGCGGACCGGCCGCTGACGGTCCAGACCCGCGACGCGGTGCGGACGCGCGGCGCGTTCCACCCGACGCTCGAACTGACGGAACTCGGCCGAGTCCCCTTCTCGGTCGCCTCGGGCGGGATTCGACTGAAGGAGAACGCCCGGATTTCGACCGTGCTACCGCCCGACGAGGGGTCCGAGTAG